A genome region from Triticum aestivum cultivar Chinese Spring chromosome 2B, IWGSC CS RefSeq v2.1, whole genome shotgun sequence includes the following:
- the LOC123040277 gene encoding xaa-Pro dipeptidase-like has translation MFVHMFGRKVFTGGHLLKAIGWYSGAIACYLKAWCKMSDSSLAPPAVSMELHAGNRERLVAALRAHLSASGRPLRGLVLLKGGEEQTLYCTDRVPLFRQESYFAYLFGVRQLGFYDAVDIASGQFILFAPRLTLDDAVWNGEKELSSFKDMYKVDFVFYVDELAQVLQCKFSEHGEPLLFLLYGKNTDSGNYSKPASFEGIEKFDTDLSTLHPILNECRVIKSDMELAFIQYANDVSSKAHIEVMRQIKPGMKEYQLESIFIHHASMHEGCRHCSYTCICATGHNSSTLHYGHAGAPNDQVHFFMMLMACSLLVGVIFTCSSL, from the exons atgtttgttcataTGTTTGGACGAAAAGTTTTTACCGGAGGACATCTTCTCAAGGCTATAGGGTggtatagcggagctatagcgtgCTATTTAAAAGCATGGTGCAAGATGAGCGACTCCTCCCTTGCTCCGCCCGCGGTATCCATGGAGCTGCATGCTGGCAACCGCGAGCGCCTCGTCGCCGCGCTTAGAGCTCATCTCTCagcctccggccgccctctccgcGGCCTCGTCCTTCTCAAG GGCGGCGAGGAGCAGACTCTTTACTGCACCGACCGCGTCCCGCTCTTCAG GCAGGAGAGCTACTTCGCCTATCTCTTCGGTGTGCGACAGCTGGGGTTTTACGATGCAGTG GACATTGCCTCTGGACAATTCATCTTATTTGCTCCAAGGTTGACACTTGACGACGCAGTTTGGAATGGTGAAAAAGAATTGTCTTCTTTCAAG GATATGTACAAGGTCGATTTTGTCTTCTATGTTGATGAGCTTGCACAGGTTCTCCAATGTAAATTTAGTGAGCATGGAGAGCCCCTTCTCTTTCTCTTGTACGGAAAGAATACTGACAGTGGAAATTACTCAAAGCCTGCTAGTTTTGAG GGGATAGAGAAGTTTGACACTGATTTAAGCACGCTTCATCCTATCTTAAATGAATGTCGTGTTATAAAATCTGACATGGAGCTTGCCTTCATTCAATATGCTAATGATGTCAGCTCCAAAGCACACATTGAG GTTATGAGGCAGATAAAACCAGGCATGAAGGAATATCAGTTAGAAAGCATCTTTATTCATCATGCATCTATGCACGAAGGCTGCCGACATTGCTCCTACACATGTATATGTGCTACTGGACACAACAG TTCTACTCTTCATTATGGACATGCGGGAGCTCCAAATGACCAGGTACACTTTTTTATGATGCTTATGGCATGCAGCTTACTTGTTGGTGTTATTTTTACTTGCTCGAGCTTGTAA